A stretch of Stenotrophomonas indicatrix DNA encodes these proteins:
- a CDS encoding EamA family transporter produces the protein MPLSIFLLVLAAAALHASWNAIVKRGPDKFLGTVLVTGSAALLSALVLPWLPFPAAESWPWLGASVLLQVTYYALVARCYQQVDMSLAYPMMRGCAPILVALAGAVLGERLPPSAWLGVLLVSGGILCMARGARGGQLRLPLLTAAMIATYTLVDAQGARLSGNALSYTLWLFLLSGIPLPLWALHRQRGKLLAYARRHWPLGVAGGIGTTASYAMALWAMTQVPVAMVSALRESSILFALLISVFLLRERVPRARWVAAALIVGGVLALRLA, from the coding sequence ATGCCGCTTTCCATCTTCCTGCTGGTCCTCGCCGCCGCCGCACTGCACGCCAGCTGGAACGCGATCGTCAAACGCGGGCCGGACAAGTTCCTCGGCACGGTGCTGGTCACCGGCAGCGCTGCGCTGTTGTCTGCGCTCGTCTTGCCGTGGCTACCCTTCCCCGCCGCGGAAAGCTGGCCGTGGCTGGGCGCTTCGGTGCTGCTACAGGTGACGTATTACGCGTTGGTCGCACGCTGCTACCAACAGGTCGACATGAGCCTGGCGTATCCGATGATGCGCGGCTGCGCGCCCATCCTCGTTGCGCTGGCCGGCGCCGTGCTCGGCGAACGCCTGCCGCCGTCGGCCTGGCTCGGTGTCCTCCTGGTGAGCGGCGGCATCCTGTGCATGGCCCGCGGCGCACGTGGCGGCCAGCTGCGCCTGCCGTTGTTGACGGCGGCGATGATCGCCACCTACACCCTGGTCGATGCGCAGGGCGCGCGACTGTCCGGCAATGCGCTGAGCTACACGTTGTGGCTGTTCCTGCTGTCGGGCATTCCGTTGCCGTTGTGGGCGCTGCATCGGCAGCGCGGCAAGCTGCTGGCGTATGCGCGCCGGCACTGGCCGCTGGGCGTGGCCGGCGGCATCGGTACCACCGCCTCGTATGCGATGGCGCTGTGGGCGATGACCCAGGTGCCGGTGGCAATGGTATCGGCGCTGCGCGAATCGTCGATTCTGTTCGCGCTGCTGATCTCGGTGTTCCTGCTGCGCGAGCGGGTACCGCGTGCACGCTGGGTGGCGGCCGCGCTGATCGTCGGCGGTGTGCTGGCACTGCGGCTGGCGTAA
- a CDS encoding valine--tRNA ligase: MTQLASSYDPKSFETDLYEAWEKAGHFKPSGKGEPYTILLPPPNVTGTLHMGHAFQQTLMDALVRYHRMRGYDTLWQVGTDHAGIATEMVVSRNLALEGNGETRDSLGREGFIGKVWEWKQQSGDIIERQMRRLGTSADWSRSTFTMDPQPSEAVIEAFVRWHEQGLIYRGQRLVNWDPVLKTAISDLEVESAEEDGFLWSIAYQLDEGLSYEHVERDADGVETLRETRDYLVVATTRPETLLGDTAVMVHPEDERYLHLIGKSVVLPLTGRRVPVIADDYVDRAFGTGVVKVTPAHDFNDYQVGVRHSLPMINLFTPVAAINDNAPERFQGLDRYDARKAVLAELEDLGILVETKAHKLQVPRGDRTGQVIEPYLTDQWFVKMDELARRGLELVEGTDGKPGSISFVPPNWINTYRHWMTNIQDWCISRQLWWGHRIPAWFDAATGSCYVGRSEDEVRAKNNLGSDVVLSQESDVLETWFSSQLWPFSTLGWPNEQAMAERGFDRYLPSSVLITGFDIIFFWVARMIMATDNLTGKIPFKDVYFTGLIRDGQGQKMSKSKGNVLDPLDIIDGITIDDLVAKRTGGLMQPRMVEKIEKATRKEFPDGIAAHGADALRFTIAALATHGRDIKFDMNRAEGYKNFCNKLWNASRFTLMNTEGAAFTGVPTPRTDAERWILSRLAATTAEAQGHFAAYRFDLLAQCLYEFAWNEFCDWFLELSKPALNGADAADADSTRHTLLYVLEALLRLLHPLTPFITEQLWQQLAPRLGLAETTLSLRPYPTAAEFEGDFTQAEADVEWLKAVISAVRRVRSELNVAPSRLVPLRLLAGQEHAGQSQDRARIERFSASLSFLLKLDSIQWLADAQSAPPAAAAIVGELKLLVPLEGLVDLDAERARLDKEIKRVEGEQEKSETKLAKFSDKVPPAVIEQERVRLVDWNNQLAGLREQRAKL, translated from the coding sequence ATGACCCAACTCGCCTCCAGCTACGACCCGAAGTCCTTCGAGACCGACCTCTACGAGGCCTGGGAGAAGGCCGGCCATTTCAAGCCGTCCGGCAAGGGCGAGCCGTACACCATCCTGCTGCCGCCGCCGAACGTGACCGGCACCCTGCACATGGGCCATGCCTTCCAGCAGACCCTGATGGATGCGCTGGTGCGCTACCACCGCATGCGCGGCTACGACACGCTGTGGCAGGTCGGTACCGACCACGCCGGCATCGCCACCGAGATGGTGGTCAGCCGCAACCTGGCGCTGGAAGGCAACGGCGAGACCCGCGATTCGCTGGGCCGCGAGGGCTTCATCGGCAAGGTGTGGGAGTGGAAGCAGCAGTCCGGTGACATCATCGAACGGCAGATGCGCCGCCTGGGCACCTCGGCCGACTGGTCGCGCAGCACCTTCACCATGGACCCGCAGCCGTCCGAAGCGGTGATCGAAGCCTTCGTGCGCTGGCACGAACAGGGCCTGATCTACCGTGGCCAGCGCCTGGTCAACTGGGATCCGGTGCTGAAGACGGCGATCTCGGACCTGGAAGTGGAGAGCGCCGAGGAAGATGGCTTCCTGTGGTCGATCGCCTACCAGCTGGATGAAGGCCTGAGCTACGAGCACGTCGAGCGCGATGCCGACGGCGTCGAGACCCTGCGCGAAACCCGCGATTACCTGGTGGTCGCCACCACCCGCCCGGAAACCCTGCTGGGCGACACTGCGGTGATGGTGCATCCGGAAGACGAGCGTTACCTGCACCTGATCGGCAAGAGCGTGGTGCTGCCGCTGACCGGCCGCCGCGTGCCGGTGATCGCTGATGACTACGTGGACCGTGCGTTCGGTACCGGCGTGGTCAAGGTCACCCCGGCGCATGACTTCAACGATTACCAGGTGGGCGTGCGCCACAGCTTGCCGATGATCAACCTGTTCACGCCGGTGGCCGCGATCAACGACAACGCGCCGGAACGTTTCCAGGGGCTGGACCGTTACGACGCGCGCAAGGCCGTGCTGGCTGAACTGGAAGACCTGGGCATCCTGGTCGAGACCAAGGCACACAAGCTGCAGGTGCCGCGCGGCGACCGTACCGGCCAGGTGATCGAGCCGTACCTGACCGACCAGTGGTTCGTGAAGATGGACGAACTGGCGCGTCGTGGTCTGGAGCTGGTCGAAGGTACCGATGGAAAGCCGGGCAGCATCTCCTTCGTGCCGCCGAACTGGATCAACACCTACCGCCACTGGATGACCAACATCCAGGATTGGTGCATCAGCCGCCAGCTGTGGTGGGGCCACCGCATTCCCGCATGGTTCGATGCCGCCACCGGCAGCTGCTACGTCGGCCGCAGCGAAGACGAGGTGCGGGCGAAGAACAATCTCGGCAGCGACGTCGTGCTGAGCCAGGAAAGCGACGTGCTGGAGACCTGGTTCTCCTCGCAGCTGTGGCCGTTCTCCACCCTGGGCTGGCCGAACGAGCAGGCGATGGCCGAGCGCGGTTTCGACCGCTACCTGCCGTCGTCGGTGCTGATCACCGGCTTCGACATCATCTTCTTCTGGGTGGCGCGCATGATCATGGCCACCGACAACCTGACCGGGAAGATCCCGTTCAAGGACGTCTACTTCACCGGCCTGATCCGCGACGGCCAGGGCCAGAAGATGTCCAAGAGCAAGGGCAACGTGCTCGATCCGCTGGACATCATCGACGGCATCACCATCGATGATCTGGTGGCCAAGCGCACCGGCGGGCTGATGCAGCCGCGCATGGTCGAGAAGATCGAGAAGGCCACGCGCAAGGAGTTCCCGGACGGCATCGCCGCCCATGGTGCCGATGCGCTGCGTTTCACCATCGCCGCGCTGGCCACCCATGGCCGCGACATCAAGTTCGACATGAACCGCGCCGAGGGCTACAAGAATTTCTGCAACAAGCTGTGGAACGCCAGCCGCTTCACTCTGATGAACACCGAAGGTGCGGCGTTCACCGGCGTGCCGACGCCGCGGACCGATGCCGAGCGCTGGATCCTCTCGCGCCTGGCCGCTACCACCGCCGAAGCGCAGGGTCATTTCGCCGCCTATCGCTTCGACCTGCTGGCGCAGTGCCTGTACGAGTTCGCCTGGAATGAGTTCTGCGACTGGTTCCTGGAGCTGAGCAAGCCGGCATTGAACGGCGCCGATGCCGCCGACGCCGACAGCACCCGCCACACCCTGCTGTACGTGCTGGAAGCGCTGCTGCGCCTGCTGCACCCGCTTACTCCGTTCATCACCGAACAGCTGTGGCAGCAGCTGGCACCGCGCCTGGGCCTGGCCGAAACCACGCTGTCGCTGCGGCCGTACCCGACCGCAGCCGAATTCGAGGGCGATTTCACCCAGGCCGAGGCCGACGTGGAATGGTTGAAGGCGGTGATCAGTGCGGTGCGCCGCGTGCGCAGCGAGCTGAACGTCGCCCCGTCCAGGCTGGTGCCGCTGCGCCTGCTGGCCGGCCAGGAACATGCCGGGCAGAGCCAGGACCGCGCGCGCATCGAGCGCTTCAGCGCTTCGCTGTCGTTCCTGCTGAAGCTGGACAGCATCCAGTGGCTGGCCGACGCACAGAGTGCGCCGCCGGCCGCCGCCGCGATCGTCGGTGAGCTGAAGCTGCTGGTGCCGCTGGAAGGCCTGGTTGATCTCGATGCCGAGCGCGCGCGCCTGGACAAGGAGATCAAGCGCGTGGAAGGCGAACAGGAGAAGAGCGAGACCAAGCTGGCCAAGTTCTCCGACAAGGTTCCGCCAGCGGTGATCGAGCAGGAACGCGTGCGCCTGGTCGACTGGAACAACCAGCTGGCCGGCCTGCGCGAACAGCGCGCGAAGCTGTAA
- a CDS encoding YqaE/Pmp3 family membrane protein: protein MRLLIALILPWLSFFTIGRPFAGIVCLILQITLIGWLPAAIWAAYSVSQYHTDQKIRRTLGSR, encoded by the coding sequence ATGCGCCTGCTGATCGCCCTGATTCTTCCCTGGCTGTCCTTTTTCACCATCGGCCGGCCGTTTGCCGGCATCGTCTGCCTGATCCTGCAGATCACCCTGATCGGCTGGCTGCCCGCCGCGATCTGGGCTGCCTATTCGGTCAGCCAGTACCACACCGACCAGAAGATCCGGCGCACCCTCGGGTCGCGCTGA
- a CDS encoding DNA polymerase III subunit chi, which translates to MPRADFYLIAKPRFLTEPLRLVCELARKANDAGLFTLVLARDQAQAEELDELLWSFDDDAYIPHQIVGEDVDEEEALVLIAPPGGEAPVRPLVINLRDEPWLGQCERVLEVVPADPEAREPLRERWRQYKTAGYDLNKHDM; encoded by the coding sequence ATGCCCCGCGCCGACTTCTACCTGATCGCCAAGCCCCGTTTCCTGACCGAGCCGTTGCGCCTGGTCTGCGAGCTGGCGCGCAAGGCCAACGACGCCGGGTTGTTCACCCTGGTCCTCGCCCGCGACCAGGCCCAGGCCGAAGAACTTGACGAACTTCTCTGGTCATTCGACGACGATGCCTACATTCCGCACCAGATCGTGGGTGAGGACGTGGACGAGGAAGAAGCCCTGGTGCTGATCGCCCCGCCCGGCGGCGAGGCCCCCGTGCGGCCGCTGGTGATCAACCTGCGCGACGAACCCTGGCTGGGCCAGTGCGAGCGCGTGCTGGAAGTGGTCCCGGCCGATCCGGAAGCGCGCGAACCACTGCGCGAGCGCTGGCGCCAGTACAAGACCGCCGGCTACGACCTGAACAAGCACGACATGTAA
- a CDS encoding leucyl aminopeptidase gives MALEFTLNHLAAASAAVDCIVVGAYADHTLTASAQALDAASGGRLAALAQRGDLSGKTGATTLLHDLPGVTAPRVLVVGLGDAARFGVPQYLKAVGDAVRALKAGAARSALFTLSEVAVKDRDAAWAIRQAVIAADHAAYRYTATLGKKKADDAGLAQLAIAGDDAQALAQGQAIAAGVEFARELGNLPPNYCTPAYLAEVGVKFAGEHDGAEAEILDETQMEALGMGSLLAVARGSANRPRLVVLKWSNGGDAKPYVLVGKGITFDTGGVNLKTQGGIEEMKYDMCGGANVIGTFVAAVKAKLPLNLVVVVPAVENAIDGNAYRPSDVITSMSGKTIEVGNTDAEGRLILCDALTYAQRFEPQALVDVATLTGACMVALGHQTAGLMSKHDDLANELLAAGEQVFDRAWRLPLWDEYQPMLDSSFADVYNIGGRWAGAITAGCFLSRFAEGQRWAHLDIAGVASDEGKRGMATGRPVGLLSQWLLDQVARA, from the coding sequence ATGGCTCTCGAATTCACCCTGAACCACCTCGCTGCGGCTTCGGCCGCCGTTGACTGCATCGTCGTCGGCGCCTATGCCGACCATACCCTGACTGCGTCCGCGCAGGCACTGGATGCTGCAAGCGGTGGCCGCCTGGCCGCCCTGGCCCAGCGCGGCGACCTGTCCGGCAAGACCGGCGCCACCACCCTGCTGCACGACCTGCCGGGCGTGACCGCCCCGCGCGTGCTGGTGGTCGGCCTCGGCGATGCCGCCCGCTTCGGCGTGCCGCAGTACCTGAAGGCGGTCGGCGATGCCGTGCGCGCGCTGAAGGCCGGCGCTGCCCGCAGCGCACTGTTCACCCTGTCCGAAGTGGCAGTGAAGGACCGCGACGCGGCCTGGGCGATCCGCCAGGCGGTGATCGCCGCCGACCACGCGGCCTACCGCTACACCGCCACCCTGGGCAAGAAGAAGGCCGACGATGCCGGCCTGGCCCAGCTGGCCATCGCCGGTGATGACGCGCAGGCCCTGGCCCAGGGCCAGGCCATCGCCGCCGGTGTCGAGTTCGCCCGCGAGCTGGGCAACCTGCCGCCCAACTACTGCACCCCGGCCTATCTGGCTGAAGTGGGCGTGAAATTCGCCGGCGAGCATGACGGTGCCGAAGCCGAGATCCTCGACGAGACCCAGATGGAAGCGCTGGGCATGGGCTCGCTGCTGGCCGTGGCCCGTGGCTCGGCCAACCGCCCGCGCCTGGTCGTGCTGAAGTGGAGCAATGGCGGCGACGCCAAGCCCTACGTGCTGGTCGGCAAGGGCATCACCTTCGATACCGGTGGCGTCAACCTGAAGACCCAGGGCGGCATCGAAGAGATGAAGTACGACATGTGCGGTGGCGCCAACGTCATCGGCACCTTCGTCGCCGCGGTCAAGGCCAAGCTGCCGTTGAATCTTGTGGTGGTGGTCCCGGCGGTGGAAAACGCCATCGACGGCAATGCCTACCGTCCGTCCGACGTCATCACCTCGATGTCGGGCAAGACCATCGAAGTGGGCAACACCGACGCCGAAGGCCGCCTGATCCTGTGCGACGCACTGACCTACGCGCAGCGCTTCGAGCCGCAGGCGCTGGTCGATGTGGCCACCCTGACCGGTGCCTGCATGGTCGCCCTCGGCCACCAGACCGCAGGCCTGATGAGCAAGCACGACGACCTGGCCAACGAGCTGCTGGCTGCTGGCGAGCAGGTCTTCGACCGCGCCTGGCGCCTGCCGCTGTGGGACGAGTACCAGCCGATGCTGGATTCCAGCTTCGCCGACGTCTACAACATCGGCGGCCGCTGGGCCGGTGCCATCACCGCCGGCTGCTTCCTGTCGCGCTTCGCCGAAGGCCAGCGCTGGGCCCATCTGGACATCGCCGGCGTGGCCAGCGATGAAGGCAAGCGTGGCATGGCCACCGGCCGTCCGGTCGGCCTGCTGAGCCAGTGGTTGCTGGACCAGGTCGCCCGCGCCTGA
- the lptF gene encoding LPS export ABC transporter permease LptF: MLKLDRYLLGDFVQSFLATLIVLLVVSVGGVLVDILGNIADGRLPAKLLFSQLGLQFIVYMPLILPLALMLGLLLAIARLYRDSEMAVITAIGVGPRRLLKPLLMLVLPVIAVVGACSLWLGPWAGRTAEQMVQDANRSVLMAGLEPGRFTPLPNGGVVYVASISPDGSQLGRVFLQRQKEDRLEVVSAASGRMYFEGARQRFLELDDGHQLEGPAAGALDYRLATFARNDVALPDGSEARKSDDPELMPTTALFGDKRPEAQAQLHRRLAPPLIALAFALLTVPLGRSSPRQQRYGRMMLALMAYMVGTNLMFIGSGWIANGQIPPALGLWWLTLPLLALAIWMYARDGRMARPKGARA, encoded by the coding sequence ATGTTGAAGCTCGACCGCTATCTATTGGGCGATTTCGTCCAGAGTTTCCTGGCTACCCTGATCGTCCTGCTGGTGGTCAGCGTGGGCGGCGTGCTGGTGGACATCCTCGGCAACATCGCCGACGGGCGGCTGCCGGCCAAGCTGCTGTTCTCGCAGCTGGGCCTGCAGTTCATCGTCTACATGCCGCTGATCCTGCCGCTGGCACTGATGCTGGGCCTGCTGCTGGCCATTGCCCGCCTCTACCGCGACTCGGAAATGGCGGTCATCACCGCCATCGGTGTCGGCCCCCGGCGCCTGCTCAAGCCCCTGCTGATGCTGGTGCTGCCGGTGATCGCGGTGGTCGGTGCCTGTTCGCTGTGGCTCGGCCCCTGGGCCGGGCGCACCGCCGAACAGATGGTGCAGGACGCCAACCGCAGCGTGCTGATGGCCGGCCTGGAGCCGGGCCGGTTCACCCCGCTGCCCAATGGCGGGGTGGTCTATGTCGCCTCGATCTCGCCCGATGGCAGCCAGCTGGGCCGGGTGTTCCTGCAGCGGCAGAAGGAGGATCGCCTTGAAGTGGTGTCCGCCGCCAGCGGCCGCATGTACTTCGAAGGCGCCCGCCAGCGTTTCCTCGAACTGGATGATGGCCACCAGCTGGAAGGGCCGGCGGCCGGCGCACTGGACTACCGCCTGGCAACCTTCGCCCGCAACGACGTGGCGCTGCCCGACGGCAGTGAGGCCCGCAAGAGTGATGACCCCGAACTGATGCCGACCACCGCGTTGTTCGGTGACAAGCGCCCCGAGGCCCAGGCACAGCTGCACCGTCGCCTGGCGCCGCCGCTGATCGCACTGGCCTTTGCCCTGCTGACCGTGCCGCTGGGACGCAGTTCTCCGCGCCAGCAGCGCTATGGGCGGATGATGCTGGCCCTGATGGCCTACATGGTCGGTACCAACCTGATGTTCATCGGCAGTGGCTGGATCGCCAACGGCCAGATTCCGCCGGCGCTTGGCCTGTGGTGGCTGACCCTGCCGCTGCTGGCACTGGCGATCTGGATGTACGCGCGTGACGGCCGCATGGCCCGCCCGAAGGGAGCCCGCGCATGA